In Ochrobactrum vermis, the following proteins share a genomic window:
- the uxuA gene encoding mannonate dehydratase, translated as MRQTWRWFGPKDLTSVDDMRQAGVEGVVSALHHVPTGEIWTADEIALRQAQIGRMKDGARSRLAWEVVESLPVSEDIKRQTGDWKTHIANWKTSMTNLSRAGIEVICYNFMPVLDWTRTDLAFRLDSGATCMRFDLIDFATFDIHILQRKGAAESFPADVVLAAKERFVTMSDARREELAANTVYGLPGAAENFSLADVREHLAKYDNISADRLRSHLIDFLSEVSPLAEELGMRLCCHPDDPPFPLLGLPRVMSTEADYRQIIEAVDIPANGITLCTGSLGTRRDNDLPGMMQRLGDRVHFLHLRNVTIEDAGQYGSFHEAGHLEGGTDMIAMVAAILAEERRRKAAGRKDCQIPFRPDHGQDILDDLGRRGQPGYPSIGRLKGLAELRGIMTALEHPLTTGNA; from the coding sequence GTGCGACAGACTTGGAGATGGTTCGGTCCAAAGGATCTGACGTCAGTTGACGATATGCGGCAGGCAGGCGTGGAAGGTGTCGTTTCGGCCCTGCATCACGTTCCGACCGGAGAGATCTGGACAGCCGATGAAATTGCGTTGCGACAAGCACAGATCGGACGCATGAAGGACGGCGCGCGCTCTCGCCTCGCTTGGGAAGTGGTGGAAAGCCTGCCTGTGTCCGAGGATATCAAGCGTCAGACCGGTGATTGGAAGACCCATATCGCCAACTGGAAAACCAGCATGACCAATCTAAGCCGCGCTGGCATAGAGGTGATCTGCTATAATTTCATGCCGGTGCTGGATTGGACACGCACGGATCTTGCCTTCCGTCTGGACAGCGGCGCGACATGTATGCGCTTCGATCTTATCGATTTCGCCACTTTCGACATTCACATACTGCAACGCAAAGGCGCTGCCGAAAGTTTCCCCGCCGATGTGGTGCTTGCTGCAAAAGAGCGTTTTGTAACGATGAGCGATGCACGGCGCGAGGAACTCGCCGCCAATACCGTTTACGGTCTGCCGGGTGCAGCCGAAAACTTCTCCCTTGCCGATGTGCGCGAGCATCTGGCCAAATATGACAATATCAGCGCGGACAGGCTGCGTAGTCATCTCATTGATTTTCTTTCGGAAGTGTCTCCGCTTGCCGAAGAACTCGGCATGCGCCTGTGCTGTCACCCGGACGACCCACCGTTCCCGCTTCTCGGCCTGCCGCGCGTCATGTCCACGGAAGCGGACTACCGCCAGATCATAGAAGCGGTGGATATCCCGGCCAACGGCATCACGCTTTGCACCGGCTCGCTTGGCACCCGACGCGACAATGACTTGCCTGGAATGATGCAACGTCTTGGCGACCGCGTCCATTTCCTGCATCTGCGTAATGTCACAATTGAAGATGCGGGCCAGTATGGCTCTTTCCATGAAGCAGGTCATCTGGAAGGTGGCACGGACATGATCGCCATGGTCGCTGCCATTCTAGCCGAAGAACGCCGTCGCAAGGCAGCCGGTCGGAAGGACTGTCAAATTCCGTTCCGTCCCGATCACGGACAAGATATTCTGGACGATCTTGGACGACGCGGACAACCGGGTTATCCGTCCATCGGTCGCCTGAAAGGTCTGGCGGAACTGCGTGGAATCATGACCGCGCTGGAGCACCCGCTGACGACAGGAAACGCGTGA
- a CDS encoding N,N-dimethylformamidase beta subunit family domain-containing protein codes for MSRDKFNFPEMGPHAIKPWAVRKGFADEHFLSDYRYQFPREDPKLPEVFVYTEKMSYDPGETVEFHASTTAKTWSIQIYRDGHEPQMMDEAFDLPGSFTKTSETAYMDGCDWPVLYSWKIPEDARSGFYRVVSTCMRPGGERFVQHHFVVVRPTKKTRSGRILLMFATGTWMAYNDWGGANHYFGTWGPNKNEGSPILSLRRPWSKGMIWLPEGAARVCNPVWQDMGDATRYPSKEWGYTMGFSQYYSSAGYAQYERYFVRWAEAAGYQIDYITQTDLHYNPSILDDYNCLVTVGHDEYWSWDMRKTVEDFVARGGNLARFGGNFLWQIRLENDGQTQVCWKTKAPTQDPIMQTDRKHLCTANWASGAVNWPGASTVGVNGENGMYGSWGGFSPRGSRGLTVYQPEHWIFEGTHLRYADIFGHEAQIFGYEVDGLNYSFKNGFPYAVEEHGVPTEKIEILAMTPASIYEYELDGQGHRYYVRDSDLQGICEMAPDGYEAARKRLAHGAGMLVSMKQGDGEVVTAGLCEWVMGLKRNCAYTTTITRNVLDRFQETGPSRA; via the coding sequence ATGTCCCGCGACAAGTTTAATTTTCCCGAAATGGGGCCGCACGCGATCAAGCCATGGGCTGTTCGCAAGGGCTTTGCGGACGAGCACTTTCTTTCCGACTATCGCTATCAGTTTCCGCGTGAAGATCCGAAACTTCCCGAAGTCTTCGTCTATACCGAAAAAATGTCTTACGACCCCGGCGAAACGGTCGAATTTCATGCCTCCACTACGGCCAAGACATGGTCGATCCAGATATATCGGGACGGTCATGAACCTCAGATGATGGATGAGGCTTTCGACCTTCCCGGCAGTTTCACCAAAACATCAGAAACGGCCTATATGGACGGCTGCGATTGGCCCGTCCTCTATAGCTGGAAAATCCCCGAGGACGCTCGTTCCGGCTTCTATCGCGTTGTCTCGACATGTATGCGCCCCGGCGGCGAGCGCTTTGTTCAGCATCATTTCGTTGTGGTCCGCCCGACGAAGAAGACCCGTTCCGGTCGCATTCTCTTGATGTTCGCAACTGGCACCTGGATGGCTTATAACGACTGGGGCGGCGCGAACCACTATTTTGGAACATGGGGTCCAAATAAGAACGAAGGCTCACCCATCTTGAGCCTGCGCCGTCCGTGGTCCAAAGGGATGATCTGGCTACCGGAGGGAGCTGCGCGCGTCTGCAATCCCGTCTGGCAAGACATGGGCGATGCGACCCGATACCCATCCAAGGAATGGGGCTATACGATGGGATTCTCGCAATATTATTCCTCTGCAGGTTACGCACAGTATGAGCGTTACTTCGTGAGATGGGCTGAAGCGGCGGGCTACCAGATCGACTACATCACTCAAACCGATCTCCACTATAACCCCTCAATCCTCGATGATTACAATTGTCTTGTGACCGTTGGTCATGACGAATATTGGTCATGGGACATGCGCAAGACCGTCGAGGATTTTGTCGCACGCGGCGGGAATCTTGCACGCTTTGGTGGCAACTTTCTCTGGCAGATTCGCCTTGAGAATGATGGACAGACGCAAGTGTGCTGGAAGACCAAAGCACCGACACAAGACCCCATCATGCAGACCGATCGGAAACACTTGTGCACGGCAAACTGGGCAAGTGGTGCAGTCAATTGGCCCGGAGCATCAACGGTGGGTGTTAACGGTGAAAACGGAATGTATGGCAGCTGGGGCGGTTTCTCTCCCCGTGGCTCGCGCGGGCTCACCGTATATCAACCAGAACACTGGATCTTCGAAGGCACGCATCTGCGTTATGCGGATATTTTTGGTCACGAAGCCCAGATCTTCGGTTATGAGGTCGATGGGCTCAACTATTCATTCAAGAACGGCTTCCCCTATGCCGTAGAAGAGCATGGCGTACCGACCGAAAAGATCGAAATTCTCGCCATGACGCCAGCATCGATCTACGAATATGAACTCGATGGTCAGGGACATCGTTACTATGTTCGCGATAGCGACCTGCAGGGCATCTGCGAAATGGCACCTGATGGTTATGAAGCGGCGCGCAAGCGTCTGGCACATGGTGCGGGCATGCTCGTTTCCATGAAGCAAGGCGACGGTGAAGTGGTTACTGCCGGGCTTTGTGAATGGGTGATGGGCCTCAAGCGCAACTGCGCCTATACCACCACCATTACCCGCAATGTGCTGGACCGGTTTCAGGAAACAGGGCCTTCTCGCGCCTGA
- a CDS encoding ABC transporter permease, with translation MNSRNLLLNAYVYLVLCFLVVPILIILPMAFSETDYITFPPRGFTWQWFGAFFQSAQWMSATAFSAKIAFFTAISSAIIGLCASYAIVRGKGALATIFQTLLIGPIVVPHIALAIALYLMFQSVGLTETTAGYVFAHTIIALPFSVFTIVAALSQVDPALEDAAMCCGANRFLAFRAVTLPLIWPNVLSGALFAFVISFDEPVISFFLAGVRDKTLPRMMFDDIEQNLTPIIPAIAVMLTLLSIIVLVGAAGLRALATRSQQAVSEE, from the coding sequence ATGAACAGCCGCAATTTGCTCCTCAATGCCTATGTCTATCTGGTGTTGTGCTTCCTCGTTGTGCCAATCCTTATCATTCTGCCAATGGCGTTTAGTGAGACCGATTACATCACCTTTCCGCCACGCGGATTTACGTGGCAGTGGTTTGGTGCCTTCTTTCAGTCTGCACAATGGATGAGTGCAACGGCATTCAGCGCGAAAATTGCATTTTTCACGGCGATTTCGAGCGCAATTATTGGGTTATGTGCAAGCTATGCGATAGTTCGCGGCAAGGGCGCACTCGCGACCATTTTCCAGACCTTGCTTATTGGCCCCATCGTTGTGCCGCATATCGCCTTGGCGATTGCGCTCTATCTGATGTTTCAAAGTGTCGGACTGACAGAGACAACGGCCGGTTACGTTTTTGCGCACACAATTATAGCATTGCCTTTCAGCGTGTTTACGATTGTAGCAGCGCTCTCGCAGGTCGATCCCGCTTTGGAAGATGCGGCAATGTGTTGTGGCGCCAATCGCTTTTTGGCTTTTCGCGCCGTGACCTTGCCGCTGATATGGCCGAATGTTTTATCGGGCGCGTTGTTTGCCTTCGTCATATCGTTTGATGAACCGGTAATTTCGTTCTTTCTCGCAGGTGTGCGCGACAAGACCCTGCCGCGCATGATGTTCGATGATATCGAGCAGAATCTGACACCGATTATCCCAGCGATTGCCGTGATGCTCACGCTGCTTTCCATCATTGTTCTGGTGGGGGCCGCAGGGCTGCGCGCGCTTGCTACGCGTTCACAGCAGGCTGTGTCTGAAGAATAA
- a CDS encoding ABC transporter ATP-binding protein: MASQKSMPDSGLGISIQGVSKSYGNFTAVDGLDMEIAPGEFLALLGPSGSGKSTILMMLAGFERPDKGRILFGSNDYTRVPPHKRNIGMVFQHYTLFPNMTVLDNVAFPLKTRRVPKEERHRIAREALARVRLADFANRSPKQLSGGQQQRVALARAIVYSPRVLLMDEPLSALDKNLREEMQIEIKRLHSELGMTIVFVTHDQGEALTMADRVAILQDGHIQQIASARELYNRPANLFSASFIGEMNLIPIVWDGTKAQASDGTVVSIPSENVMGAKSGNALMAVRPERLIPAEQGLEITVRDVIYAGPDTAILGAMADGTELRARLASAAVPDIGAGQKLRLGFAPEASLVYSRAS; this comes from the coding sequence ATGGCTAGCCAGAAGAGCATGCCCGATTCCGGGCTGGGTATCAGCATTCAGGGCGTGAGTAAAAGTTATGGGAACTTCACCGCCGTTGATGGTCTCGACATGGAGATCGCGCCGGGTGAGTTCCTTGCCCTCTTGGGGCCTTCGGGTTCCGGCAAATCAACTATCCTGATGATGCTGGCCGGTTTCGAGCGTCCCGACAAAGGGCGTATTCTGTTTGGCAGCAACGATTACACCCGCGTACCTCCGCATAAACGCAATATCGGCATGGTTTTTCAGCATTACACGCTGTTTCCCAATATGACGGTGCTCGATAATGTGGCCTTTCCACTTAAAACAAGGCGTGTGCCAAAAGAAGAACGGCACCGTATTGCCCGCGAGGCACTCGCCCGCGTGCGACTTGCCGATTTCGCCAATCGCAGTCCGAAGCAATTGTCGGGTGGACAGCAGCAGCGCGTTGCGCTGGCTCGTGCAATTGTCTATTCGCCGCGCGTTCTTCTGATGGATGAGCCTTTGTCTGCGCTGGACAAAAATCTGCGTGAGGAAATGCAGATCGAGATCAAGCGCCTTCATTCCGAACTGGGTATGACCATCGTGTTCGTCACGCACGATCAGGGCGAAGCGCTGACAATGGCGGATCGCGTTGCGATCCTGCAAGACGGACATATTCAGCAAATCGCGAGCGCGCGGGAACTCTACAACCGACCTGCCAATCTGTTTTCCGCAAGCTTCATCGGTGAAATGAACCTGATCCCGATCGTTTGGGATGGGACCAAGGCGCAAGCCTCTGACGGCACCGTGGTTTCGATACCCTCTGAAAATGTCATGGGAGCCAAATCCGGCAATGCGTTGATGGCAGTTCGTCCGGAACGCTTAATTCCTGCGGAGCAGGGATTGGAAATCACCGTTCGTGATGTGATCTATGCCGGTCCGGACACCGCCATTCTAGGGGCAATGGCCGACGGAACAGAACTGCGCGCAAGACTGGCGAGTGCGGCGGTTCCTGACATTGGCGCAGGACAAAAGCTGCGATTGGGCTTTGCTCCCGAAGCAAGCCTCGTCTATTCCCGTGCGAGCTGA
- a CDS encoding four-carbon acid sugar kinase family protein, with protein sequence MTGALMVAAYYETAGIRTAVVTDIEAIRECAGEAVVIWAGRTRLADPDEAREQITRAADAFDAIGCDQVIYKVCASFDSTEQGNVGPAADLLRARYNPSSLLFCPGFPKFNATVHQGYLFYRSRLISESVKRYDPATPMSDPDMVRFIGKQTNEPIGLLPHSILLEGKDAAQEHLDQLANAGKCYCVVDASDDGDVKIAAELAREQPTMVSSDAVLIQLGIDRFAPKPAITVAPPLPSHGTAAVLVGTVGPIADGQIAVFAKQYPVLTLDLTKDGDIDAMVSKAMDWAKDHHGKQPYLISTAVSDTRVKEIQTELGVRGASEKGEKLISELAAAISELGIDKLIVVGGETSGGVIKRLGLQRLRALPDNGIGTGFCRSEGNEEIIFFFKSGKTGTETVLLDALAAI encoded by the coding sequence ATGACAGGCGCGTTGATGGTCGCTGCTTACTATGAAACAGCAGGCATCAGGACCGCTGTCGTGACGGATATTGAAGCTATCCGCGAATGCGCAGGCGAGGCTGTCGTTATTTGGGCGGGCAGGACACGCCTCGCTGATCCGGACGAAGCACGAGAACAGATTACACGCGCAGCTGATGCGTTTGATGCAATCGGTTGCGATCAGGTCATTTACAAAGTCTGTGCCAGTTTCGACTCAACGGAACAGGGTAACGTTGGGCCTGCCGCCGATCTGTTGCGCGCACGCTATAACCCCAGCAGTCTTCTATTCTGCCCCGGCTTTCCCAAGTTCAACGCCACGGTTCATCAAGGCTATCTCTTCTATCGAAGCCGCCTCATCTCTGAATCCGTCAAGCGCTATGACCCAGCCACTCCAATGAGCGATCCCGACATGGTGCGTTTCATCGGAAAACAGACGAACGAGCCGATCGGGCTTTTGCCCCACTCCATACTGCTTGAAGGCAAGGACGCAGCGCAAGAACATCTTGATCAGCTCGCAAATGCAGGCAAATGCTATTGCGTTGTCGATGCAAGCGATGACGGTGACGTCAAGATAGCCGCCGAACTGGCACGGGAACAACCAACAATGGTCAGCTCCGACGCTGTTCTCATTCAGCTTGGAATTGATCGCTTTGCGCCCAAGCCAGCCATAACCGTTGCGCCACCGCTACCAAGCCACGGCACTGCCGCGGTTCTGGTGGGAACAGTTGGTCCGATTGCGGATGGACAGATTGCGGTTTTTGCCAAACAGTACCCGGTTTTGACTTTGGACCTTACCAAAGATGGCGATATCGACGCCATGGTGTCAAAAGCAATGGATTGGGCAAAAGATCATCACGGCAAACAGCCTTACCTCATTTCAACGGCGGTCAGTGATACTCGTGTCAAAGAAATCCAGACAGAGCTGGGCGTTCGCGGCGCAAGCGAAAAGGGTGAAAAGCTTATATCTGAGCTTGCTGCAGCTATTTCCGAACTTGGCATCGACAAGCTTATCGTGGTTGGAGGTGAAACTTCGGGTGGCGTCATAAAACGCCTTGGTTTGCAGCGACTTCGAGCTCTCCCCGATAACGGCATCGGAACCGGTTTCTGCCGAAGTGAAGGCAATGAAGAAATTATCTTCTTCTTTAAATCCGGCAAGACCGGAACTGAAACGGTTCTTCTTGATGCGTTGGCGGCTATTTGA
- a CDS encoding ABC transporter permease, translating to MLKMFFEPDGRKLSKGGMLLLLLPFFSLLLLFFIYPLVSLLALSVTEPSVSLDNYQRVFSNPVYLNVLGRTVLIAALVSVIALLMAYPIAWLMAHSSGPKLIFITACILLPFWSSVLVRTAAWAVLLQRNGLVNQGLLQLGLIDQPLKLLYTQTAVLIAMTHVLLPFVVLPIYGAIRNVPRDYARAAAILGAGPIRTFLEVIFPLTLPGVMGGMILTFLTALGYFITPSLLGSPKEMMIATLISQQLRETLDWPFAAALVGILTLLVMTVSLVFGRVFKFNRMMGGNA from the coding sequence ATGTTGAAAATGTTCTTTGAGCCAGACGGGCGCAAGCTATCGAAAGGCGGAATGCTTCTTCTGCTTTTGCCATTCTTCTCGCTGCTTTTGCTGTTCTTTATTTATCCGTTGGTCAGTCTGCTCGCTTTGTCTGTGACAGAGCCTTCGGTTTCGTTGGACAATTATCAGCGGGTTTTCTCAAATCCGGTTTATCTCAATGTGCTGGGACGCACGGTCTTGATTGCCGCGCTGGTCAGCGTGATCGCGCTGCTGATGGCCTATCCCATTGCATGGCTGATGGCGCATTCGAGCGGACCAAAACTGATCTTCATAACCGCCTGCATCCTTTTGCCGTTCTGGTCGTCCGTGCTGGTGCGAACCGCTGCCTGGGCAGTGCTTTTGCAGCGTAATGGATTGGTCAATCAAGGCTTGCTTCAACTTGGTCTCATCGATCAGCCGCTGAAGCTGCTTTATACCCAAACCGCAGTTCTCATTGCTATGACGCATGTCCTCTTGCCGTTTGTGGTTCTGCCGATCTATGGCGCTATTCGTAACGTGCCGCGGGATTATGCGAGAGCTGCTGCCATCCTCGGCGCTGGCCCAATACGAACCTTCTTGGAGGTCATTTTCCCGCTTACCCTGCCGGGAGTTATGGGCGGGATGATTCTAACCTTTCTCACCGCACTTGGCTATTTCATCACGCCTTCGCTGCTTGGTTCGCCGAAAGAAATGATGATTGCGACGCTGATTTCCCAGCAGCTGCGTGAAACACTGGATTGGCCATTCGCAGCAGCGCTGGTCGGCATCCTTACACTTCTCGTCATGACGGTTTCGCTGGTCTTCGGTCGTGTGTTCAAGTTCAACCGGATGATGGGAGGCAATGCATGA
- a CDS encoding class II aldolase/adducin family protein, producing the protein MPTDYDQSLTARRAIVDAMRHMEQKGFNHGSSGNISIREGEHIWVTPTGATSLMKPEDMSLVSIEGEHFAGRVPSSEWRIHTEIMRNHPEAGAVIHSHADSCVALSCLRKPLPAFHYMIASFGGNEVPCADYRVFGSDALAYEVVRAMGNHRACLMASHGMVVWGRDMAHATLLAEKLETLARQYILACQIGEPVLLSEAELDEVRARYGYYGSKPMPR; encoded by the coding sequence ATGCCAACCGATTATGATCAGAGCCTTACAGCACGTCGCGCCATCGTGGATGCGATGCGCCATATGGAACAGAAAGGCTTCAATCACGGCAGCAGCGGTAATATCAGTATCCGGGAAGGCGAGCATATCTGGGTTACGCCGACCGGCGCCACATCGCTTATGAAGCCTGAAGACATGAGCCTCGTTTCGATTGAAGGCGAGCATTTTGCGGGCAGGGTGCCTTCCAGCGAATGGCGAATCCATACAGAAATCATGCGCAATCATCCCGAAGCAGGTGCTGTTATCCATTCGCATGCGGATAGCTGCGTTGCATTGTCGTGTCTGCGTAAGCCATTGCCTGCATTCCATTATATGATTGCTTCGTTTGGCGGGAACGAGGTTCCCTGTGCTGATTACCGCGTGTTTGGTTCCGATGCTTTGGCCTATGAAGTCGTTCGCGCTATGGGCAACCATCGCGCCTGTCTGATGGCGAGCCATGGAATGGTGGTGTGGGGCCGGGATATGGCCCATGCAACGTTGCTGGCAGAAAAGCTCGAAACACTGGCGCGCCAGTACATATTGGCGTGTCAGATTGGTGAGCCGGTTCTCCTGAGTGAGGCTGAGCTTGATGAGGTTCGCGCGCGCTATGGATACTACGGCAGCAAACCGATGCCGCGCTGA
- a CDS encoding GntR family transcriptional regulator: MSEQPGDERDNLSDIVYQQLKSGLLRAQFKPHQRFKVRQLAQDLGTSETPVREALMQLSREGAIEIKPRFYIRVRRLSLAEYKEIRAMRLVLEPLAAEHALTNISDETITRLETIHQHLTEAERMEDWRTALQINSDFHFALYKQSRMAHLIDVLESLWIRVGPLVSELYPTAKPSYPGRHQHENILTALSNRDSYALRLAIQLDLIEGGAALLKRLQQYEQDNPGDADRSALNSNQNF; encoded by the coding sequence GTGAGCGAACAGCCGGGCGACGAAAGGGACAACCTTTCAGACATTGTGTACCAGCAGCTCAAATCAGGGCTGCTGCGGGCACAGTTCAAGCCGCATCAGCGGTTCAAGGTTCGTCAACTGGCTCAGGATCTGGGCACATCGGAAACGCCTGTTCGCGAAGCGCTCATGCAGTTGTCACGCGAAGGCGCGATTGAAATCAAACCACGCTTTTATATTCGCGTACGGCGTTTAAGCTTGGCTGAGTACAAGGAAATCCGCGCGATGAGGCTCGTTCTGGAGCCTCTAGCGGCCGAACATGCGCTGACAAATATATCCGACGAAACCATCACCAGACTGGAAACCATCCATCAGCATCTGACCGAAGCCGAGCGCATGGAAGATTGGCGCACGGCCCTGCAGATAAATTCGGACTTCCATTTCGCGCTCTATAAACAAAGCCGGATGGCGCATCTGATAGACGTGCTTGAAAGTCTCTGGATCAGGGTTGGCCCACTTGTTTCGGAACTCTACCCAACGGCAAAACCGAGCTATCCCGGACGCCACCAGCACGAGAACATTTTAACGGCGCTCAGCAACCGCGACAGCTATGCGTTACGCCTCGCCATCCAACTCGACCTCATAGAAGGAGGCGCTGCCCTTCTAAAGCGCCTTCAGCAATACGAACAAGACAATCCCGGCGATGCCGATCGTTCGGCATTGAACAGCAATCAGAATTTTTGA
- a CDS encoding extracellular solute-binding protein, whose product MFKKTTRLLMCAGLLLAAGSIVAKADSVVYATTGGQMRQTLEKEFYGPFKEESGTDVVPFDIEVPDQWARVEAMKRANKFEFDIVTATGPDLVDKADLLLTIDCSKLPNVEAKGVEGSCKEKGVARTTGGMLLAYDTSVYKDKVPQTWADFWDVNTFPGPRGLPDTGDRDWWLPAIALIADGVPRDKIFPMDLDRAYKKLDEIKPHISVWWKTGNQVAQIMRDQEVAMTMSYSGRALSAMNDGAPFNVSWNDAVMDTGYFAILKDAPNPEGALKFINYFYGHAAGHPAFIKTANYATHSKEGVALLPEAEQKNYATSPDNYKLLLVPDFKWIGENRNMLRERWQNWLAE is encoded by the coding sequence ATGTTCAAGAAAACTACCAGATTACTGATGTGCGCCGGGTTGCTGCTTGCAGCCGGATCGATAGTGGCCAAAGCTGACAGCGTTGTTTATGCGACGACTGGCGGACAGATGCGCCAGACGCTCGAGAAAGAGTTCTACGGGCCTTTCAAGGAAGAAAGCGGCACGGATGTCGTGCCGTTTGATATTGAGGTGCCGGATCAATGGGCGCGTGTCGAAGCCATGAAGCGCGCCAACAAATTTGAGTTTGATATTGTTACGGCAACGGGTCCCGATCTGGTCGACAAAGCCGATCTTCTTTTGACGATTGATTGCTCGAAACTCCCGAATGTCGAAGCGAAAGGCGTCGAAGGCTCCTGCAAGGAAAAGGGTGTTGCAAGAACGACGGGCGGTATGCTGCTCGCCTATGACACATCCGTTTACAAGGACAAGGTGCCTCAGACCTGGGCTGATTTCTGGGATGTGAACACGTTTCCCGGCCCGCGTGGATTGCCGGATACGGGTGATCGTGACTGGTGGTTGCCGGCTATCGCACTGATCGCTGATGGCGTGCCGCGCGACAAGATTTTCCCGATGGATCTGGACCGTGCTTATAAAAAGCTTGACGAAATCAAGCCGCATATCAGCGTGTGGTGGAAGACGGGCAATCAGGTGGCACAGATCATGCGCGATCAGGAAGTCGCCATGACGATGTCCTATTCCGGCAGAGCATTGAGCGCCATGAATGATGGTGCGCCATTCAATGTAAGCTGGAATGATGCGGTGATGGACACAGGCTATTTCGCTATCCTGAAAGATGCTCCTAATCCAGAAGGCGCCCTGAAGTTTATCAATTACTTCTATGGTCATGCAGCAGGCCATCCGGCTTTCATCAAGACAGCAAACTACGCGACCCATTCAAAAGAAGGCGTGGCTTTGCTGCCTGAAGCTGAACAGAAGAATTACGCAACATCGCCGGACAACTACAAATTGCTGCTTGTCCCGGATTTCAAGTGGATCGGCGAAAACCGCAACATGCTGCGTGAGCGCTGGCAGAACTGGCTCGCTGAATAA
- a CDS encoding aminotransferase class III-fold pyridoxal phosphate-dependent enzyme has product MPAHSTSTQSLSEHNPDAELRARAERVIPNGMWGHQRAASLPEGYPQYFASGEGAHVTDVNGNSYIDFMCAWGPIILGHRNELVDAAALSQIKAGDCLNGPTAHAVELAELLVETVPHADWALLQKNGTDATTSCVTIARGATKRRKVLVAKGAYHGAVPWCTPSLVGVTAEDRAHLVHYVYNDVESLTAAAKQAGDDLAAIIVSAFKHDLAIPQELPTTEFAKTARALCDAAGAALILDDVRGGFRIDLGGSWRGTGVEPDLAAYSKAIANGYSLAAVTGTNRFRESAGQAYMTGSFWYAGASMAAAVATIKELKRIDGPARMKHAGERLRTGLDAQARAHGFELLQTGPAAMPLVQFVGDTDAQLGARFCREALNRGVYLHHKHNMFISCAHTDAVIDDALSRTEDAFKAISTR; this is encoded by the coding sequence ATGCCTGCGCATTCCACTTCGACCCAGTCCCTGAGCGAACACAATCCAGACGCGGAGCTTCGTGCACGCGCCGAACGGGTGATCCCTAACGGCATGTGGGGACACCAGCGCGCAGCGTCACTTCCGGAGGGATATCCGCAGTATTTCGCTTCTGGCGAGGGTGCCCATGTGACAGATGTCAATGGCAACAGCTATATTGATTTCATGTGTGCTTGGGGTCCCATCATTCTGGGCCACCGTAATGAACTCGTGGACGCTGCAGCACTCAGCCAGATAAAGGCTGGCGACTGCCTCAACGGTCCAACAGCGCACGCTGTTGAACTTGCAGAGCTGCTCGTTGAAACGGTACCCCATGCCGACTGGGCATTGCTGCAGAAGAACGGCACCGACGCCACGACCAGCTGCGTAACAATCGCACGCGGCGCAACCAAACGCCGCAAGGTTCTGGTCGCTAAGGGTGCCTATCACGGTGCTGTGCCATGGTGTACGCCATCACTGGTCGGCGTAACAGCCGAAGATCGTGCTCACCTCGTCCACTATGTTTACAACGATGTTGAAAGCCTCACTGCCGCCGCAAAACAAGCCGGTGACGATCTGGCTGCAATCATTGTCTCCGCCTTCAAGCACGACCTTGCCATCCCGCAGGAACTTCCCACCACAGAATTCGCCAAGACGGCACGCGCCCTTTGCGATGCGGCGGGTGCGGCGCTCATTCTTGATGACGTGCGTGGCGGCTTCCGCATTGATCTGGGTGGAAGCTGGCGCGGAACCGGCGTTGAGCCTGACCTTGCCGCTTATTCCAAGGCAATCGCCAATGGTTATTCGCTTGCAGCAGTCACCGGAACCAACCGGTTCCGTGAATCTGCAGGACAAGCTTACATGACTGGTTCGTTTTGGTATGCCGGTGCATCCATGGCAGCAGCAGTTGCCACCATCAAGGAACTGAAGCGTATTGATGGTCCTGCACGCATGAAACATGCGGGCGAACGCCTGCGCACCGGTCTTGATGCTCAGGCACGCGCACATGGTTTTGAGCTGCTGCAAACCGGACCTGCCGCAATGCCGCTGGTACAATTTGTCGGCGATACGGATGCACAGCTTGGCGCACGTTTCTGTCGCGAAGCGCTGAACCGCGGCGTTTACCTGCACCACAAGCACAACATGTTCATCTCCTGCGCACACACGGATGCGGTGATCGACGACGCTCTTTCCCGGACGGAAGACGCTTTCAAGGCAATCTCCACCCGGTAA